Proteins from a genomic interval of Cupriavidus taiwanensis:
- a CDS encoding DNA-binding protein, with the protein MPRLAATPDQIRATVLAMLTEAGDAAPPTAARFRRVVSVRKLRDRLGGGDPATLSRTLNAIEAEVVRSGLADLALPEIPVEIAEAMRALWQAAVAVQLDDVVRLKREAQATADTAEAARAEAELRVELLRAELSEVRGQLAARDTALAVACAAQAAACARADEQAARRGELEAALATAQERATAGERTHTEAIATTQARYEALSKQLLQETAHQRDAVRAERAQLASQLKFAERRIAALEDERARLDADLASERAARQTAAGEASALKAVTASQRAQLDELLRATLAAAPPAAKTRVPRSTGKAAAKRTAQS; encoded by the coding sequence ATGCCCCGCCTCGCCGCCACCCCCGACCAGATCCGCGCCACCGTGCTGGCCATGCTCACCGAGGCCGGCGACGCGGCGCCGCCCACGGCCGCACGCTTTCGCCGCGTGGTGTCGGTGCGCAAGCTGCGTGACCGCCTGGGCGGCGGTGACCCTGCAACGCTGTCGCGTACGCTCAACGCGATCGAGGCCGAGGTGGTGCGCTCGGGCCTGGCCGACCTCGCCCTGCCCGAGATTCCGGTCGAGATCGCCGAAGCGATGCGCGCGCTGTGGCAGGCCGCGGTCGCGGTGCAGCTCGACGACGTGGTGCGCCTGAAGCGCGAGGCGCAAGCCACAGCCGACACCGCCGAGGCCGCCCGCGCCGAGGCCGAACTGCGGGTCGAGCTGCTGCGGGCCGAACTGAGCGAGGTGCGCGGCCAGCTCGCCGCGCGCGACACCGCGCTGGCCGTAGCGTGCGCCGCCCAGGCGGCGGCGTGCGCGCGCGCCGATGAGCAAGCCGCACGCCGGGGCGAGCTCGAGGCGGCGCTGGCGACCGCCCAGGAGCGCGCCACGGCGGGCGAGCGCACCCACACCGAGGCGATCGCCACCACCCAGGCGCGCTACGAGGCGCTGTCGAAGCAGCTCCTGCAGGAAACCGCGCACCAGCGCGACGCGGTGCGGGCCGAGCGCGCGCAACTGGCCTCCCAACTCAAATTCGCCGAGCGGCGCATCGCCGCGCTGGAAGACGAGCGCGCACGACTCGACGCCGACCTGGCCAGCGAGCGGGCCGCGCGCCAGACCGCCGCGGGCGAGGCGAGCGCACTCAAGGCCGTCACCGCCAGCCAGCGCGCCCAGCTCGACGAGCTGCTGCGTGCGACCCTGGCCGCGGCGCCACCAGCGGCCAAGACGCGCGTGCCCAGATCGACGGGCAAGGCGGCCGCCAAGCGGACCGCCCAGTCATGA